In Lactococcus garvieae subsp. garvieae, the following proteins share a genomic window:
- a CDS encoding MarR family winged helix-turn-helix transcriptional regulator, producing the protein MSAETNKLLHLFSKLLHNPQLLMALHMERMTSRLGEKKSRTGAQGLLVELWKADGLTNAEIAEILDIRPSSVTAQVKSLEQRGLVKRVTDENDKRVSRVFLTEEGKQAQVERKESQDDLSEGIFGNLTEEEQVQLIHILEKLEEANPADEECDFRFGGMRPGGFDPRMMHHMGREMEAKMRKEMRRQMRDAHNPWNFGHNPHSRRDDNWDDF; encoded by the coding sequence GTGTCAGCAGAAACAAATAAATTATTACATCTTTTTTCAAAACTACTTCACAACCCTCAGCTTCTCATGGCTTTGCATATGGAAAGAATGACAAGTCGACTGGGGGAAAAAAAATCGCGTACAGGTGCACAAGGGCTTCTGGTTGAACTCTGGAAGGCTGATGGTCTGACCAATGCTGAAATTGCTGAAATCTTGGATATCCGACCTTCAAGCGTCACCGCCCAAGTGAAGAGTTTAGAGCAACGTGGCTTAGTTAAACGTGTCACAGATGAAAATGACAAACGTGTCAGCCGTGTTTTCTTGACCGAGGAAGGTAAGCAAGCTCAAGTTGAGCGCAAGGAAAGTCAAGATGATCTTTCAGAAGGCATCTTTGGCAATCTTACAGAAGAAGAGCAAGTTCAACTGATCCATATTTTGGAAAAACTTGAAGAAGCTAATCCAGCTGATGAGGAATGTGATTTCCGCTTTGGTGGTATGCGTCCTGGAGGCTTTGATCCACGAATGATGCATCATATGGGTAGAGAAATGGAAGCAAAAATGAGAAAAGAAATGCGCCGTCAGATGCGTGATGCACATAACCCATGGAATTTTGGGCATAATCCACACAGCAGAAGAGACGATAACTGGGACGATTTTTAA
- the cydC gene encoding thiol reductant ABC exporter subunit CydC, with amino-acid sequence MKKILFNNDWITPFLRKYRFGMILAIILGTITMFCAGLLMFSAGYVISKSATKPENILIIYVPVLMVRVFGISRPVVRYIERLTSHNWILRITSNLRRKLYLRLEKSAIGLSERYKLGDLLGLLNEDIANIQDLFLRTLFPLMIVGSLSVALIIASGVFSLTLALVVAFFLGLMVIVLPYVSLKVSAKYDRDLKNYRNQLFSNLTDDVLGLQDWVLSGRKEDFLLDYQSSEKAARQIQEKMLSYVRKRNLVLQLIFALLVVYLIVWSGSTLNTGDAPNYIAAVSLAAFPLFDAFAPLSDAVVETQRYGDSVQRLNDLPDVKEDVRQETIKDTDLQISNLSFAFEDKLIFEDLNLHIKKGEHVAILGRSGVGKSTLASLIRGDLIAQQGTLDLSGVAPAYANNVEEKIGVINQSPYIFNASIRSNLSLARLDASDEEIWNALELVGLKKMVASLPDQLNEVVDEAGQRFSGGERQRLALARILLSDVDIVILDEPTVSLDPITENQLLRLFFERLKDKTIIFITHHLLGVQHMDRVIFLEKGKIKLDDQPEYLLEHNEDFRKLYQMDLGTNDF; translated from the coding sequence ATGAAGAAGATTCTTTTCAACAATGATTGGATCACACCTTTTCTGCGTAAATATCGTTTCGGGATGATTCTCGCGATTATTTTAGGAACAATAACGATGTTTTGCGCTGGCCTGCTTATGTTTTCAGCGGGCTACGTGATTTCAAAATCAGCAACCAAACCCGAAAACATTTTGATTATCTATGTGCCTGTTTTGATGGTACGTGTCTTTGGTATTTCACGGCCTGTGGTGCGTTATATTGAACGCCTAACCTCACACAACTGGATTTTACGCATCACCAGTAACCTTCGTCGCAAGCTTTACCTCAGATTGGAAAAATCAGCGATTGGTTTATCTGAACGCTACAAGTTAGGTGATCTTCTTGGCTTGCTTAATGAAGATATCGCCAATATTCAGGACTTGTTCTTACGGACCCTTTTTCCTTTGATGATTGTAGGTTCTTTATCTGTAGCTCTCATCATCGCTTCAGGTGTCTTTTCACTGACTTTGGCTCTTGTAGTTGCCTTTTTCTTAGGCTTGATGGTTATCGTGCTTCCTTATGTGTCACTCAAAGTATCGGCCAAATATGACCGTGATTTGAAAAATTACCGGAATCAACTCTTTTCTAACTTGACAGATGATGTTTTAGGTTTACAAGATTGGGTTTTATCAGGAAGAAAAGAAGATTTCTTGCTGGATTATCAATCCTCCGAAAAAGCAGCACGTCAGATTCAAGAAAAAATGCTGAGCTATGTACGAAAACGTAACCTTGTTTTGCAGCTGATCTTTGCTTTACTTGTGGTTTATCTGATTGTTTGGTCAGGTTCAACCTTAAATACAGGAGATGCACCGAACTATATTGCTGCTGTTTCTCTGGCCGCCTTTCCTTTGTTCGATGCTTTTGCACCCTTGTCTGACGCTGTTGTTGAAACACAACGTTATGGTGATTCTGTTCAACGGCTCAATGATTTGCCTGATGTCAAAGAAGATGTGCGACAAGAAACAATTAAGGACACAGACTTACAAATTTCTAACTTAAGCTTTGCTTTTGAGGATAAGCTTATCTTTGAGGACTTAAATCTCCATATCAAAAAAGGAGAGCATGTCGCGATATTAGGCCGCTCAGGTGTGGGTAAATCCACCTTAGCAAGCCTTATCCGTGGCGACCTTATCGCACAGCAAGGGACTTTAGATTTGTCTGGAGTTGCACCCGCTTATGCCAATAATGTTGAAGAAAAAATTGGTGTCATCAATCAAAGTCCTTATATTTTCAATGCCAGTATTCGTTCCAATCTTAGTCTAGCTCGGCTTGATGCCAGTGACGAAGAAATTTGGAATGCTTTAGAACTTGTGGGATTGAAAAAAATGGTAGCCTCCCTACCTGACCAACTCAACGAAGTCGTGGACGAGGCAGGACAACGTTTCTCAGGTGGTGAACGTCAACGGTTAGCTTTGGCACGTATTTTGCTGTCTGATGTCGATATAGTTATCTTAGATGAACCGACTGTTTCGCTGGATCCGATTACCGAAAATCAACTGTTGCGTCTCTTCTTTGAGCGCTTAAAAGACAAAACGATTATCTTTATCACTCACCATCTGCTGGGTGTACAGCACATGGACCGTGTTATCTTTTTAGAAAAAGGTAAAATCAAGCTTGATGATCAGCCGGAATACCTTCTTGAACACAACGAAGACTTCCGTAAGCTTTATCAAATGGACTTAGGAACTAACGACTTTTAA
- the cydD gene encoding thiol reductant ABC exporter subunit CydD encodes MIDRTLFTLPGVRKILPALGGLALLQALCILGQALFLSQAITGLWQGQEILQVLLYIIGFFLSFFGREGVNFLRQYMLDKVSYRLAADMRGQILEKAFKLGPSVSREMGTGNLTSTVISGIDEVETYIKLVLSKVLNMMIIPILLLIAIAFLDLQTAIVLAIAFPFAIIFMILLGYAAQGQADRQYKSFQLLSNHFLDSLRGISTLKYFGLSKTYANSIYQTSERFRKATMATLRVAILSTFALDFFATLSVATVALFLGLRLMNGAILLFPALAALILAPEYFLPLRDFASDYHATLNGKNAYASVNEVLQTEEHLTEVLPEPIRWTEQSQLKLHHLSKVFETGRGVSDINLELQGFTKVAIVGESGSGKSTLLSMLSGFLMPSAGEIQLNEHQLSSLNDEKFRQALQFIPQNTYIFAGTLRANLAFYQPEATDEAILHAAELAGLKDLVEEIGLDANIGAGGRTLSGGQMQRVALTRAFLSQERNILFLDEPTAHLDVETELEIKENILPLFEDKLVFLATHRLHWLPQMDVILVLNEGKLESAGSHQELLATNKYYRELLREMRG; translated from the coding sequence ATGATTGACAGAACTCTATTTACTCTTCCAGGAGTACGTAAGATTCTTCCCGCTCTTGGAGGGCTCGCCCTACTTCAAGCGCTTTGTATTTTAGGACAGGCTTTATTTCTGTCTCAAGCGATAACAGGGTTATGGCAAGGTCAAGAAATCCTGCAGGTACTGCTCTACATTATTGGCTTTTTCCTGAGCTTTTTTGGGCGAGAAGGAGTAAACTTTTTACGTCAATATATGCTTGATAAGGTTTCTTATCGTTTGGCGGCAGATATGCGTGGACAGATTCTTGAAAAAGCTTTTAAACTCGGCCCTTCCGTCTCACGTGAAATGGGGACAGGTAATCTGACATCAACAGTGATTTCTGGTATTGATGAGGTCGAAACTTATATCAAGTTGGTACTTTCTAAAGTCTTGAACATGATGATCATACCAATTCTCTTGCTGATTGCGATTGCTTTTTTGGATTTACAAACAGCGATTGTGTTGGCGATTGCTTTTCCTTTTGCCATAATCTTTATGATTTTGTTAGGTTATGCTGCACAAGGACAGGCAGACAGACAGTATAAGAGTTTCCAGCTTTTATCCAATCACTTCTTAGATTCGCTCCGGGGAATTTCGACTTTAAAATATTTTGGTTTATCAAAAACATATGCCAATTCTATTTATCAAACGTCAGAGCGTTTCCGTAAAGCAACAATGGCCACGTTACGTGTCGCCATTCTTTCGACCTTTGCCCTTGATTTCTTTGCAACCTTGTCTGTTGCTACAGTGGCTTTGTTCTTAGGACTACGTCTCATGAATGGTGCCATTCTCTTGTTCCCAGCGCTGGCTGCTTTGATTTTGGCTCCAGAGTATTTCTTGCCTTTGCGTGACTTTGCCTCGGATTACCATGCAACGCTCAATGGTAAAAATGCTTATGCCAGTGTCAATGAAGTGCTGCAAACAGAAGAGCATTTAACCGAAGTTTTACCAGAGCCCATCCGTTGGACGGAGCAGTCACAACTCAAACTTCATCATTTGAGCAAAGTTTTTGAGACTGGACGCGGTGTCTCAGATATAAATCTGGAACTGCAAGGTTTTACCAAGGTAGCCATTGTCGGTGAATCGGGCTCAGGTAAATCGACATTGCTGAGTATGCTTTCAGGCTTTCTTATGCCAAGTGCGGGTGAGATTCAGCTTAATGAACACCAGCTGTCATCACTTAATGATGAAAAATTCCGCCAGGCTTTACAATTTATCCCCCAAAACACTTATATTTTCGCGGGAACTTTACGTGCCAATTTAGCCTTTTATCAGCCAGAAGCTACAGATGAAGCAATCCTTCATGCAGCTGAGCTTGCCGGGTTGAAGGATTTGGTGGAAGAAATTGGATTGGACGCGAATATTGGTGCAGGTGGGCGTACCTTATCTGGTGGACAAATGCAACGTGTCGCTTTGACGCGTGCGTTTCTCTCTCAAGAAAGAAATATTCTTTTCCTTGATGAGCCAACGGCGCATCTTGATGTGGAAACGGAACTAGAGATAAAAGAAAACATTCTGCCTCTCTTTGAGGACAAGCTTGTTTTCTTGGCAACTCACCGTTTGCACTGGCTGCCTCAGATGGACGTGATTCTTGTCCTCAATGAAGGCAAACTTGAATCTGCAGGCTCACATCAAGAACTCCTAGCCACAAATAAATACTACCGAGAGCTCTTGCGTGAGATGCGAGGTTAA